In Mastigocladopsis repens PCC 10914, a single window of DNA contains:
- a CDS encoding aldo/keto reductase, protein MQYRRFGKTNLRLSVFSLGTMRCNASPENAWQTIHKAIALGINHVETARGYGKSEEYLGEALIVGLPVKRSQVYITTKIPPTADADTMRRYIDESLERLKLDYLDCLGIHGLNTWEHLDWVKAKSGCMQAVQEAVADGRVRHVGFSTHAPVEIILAAINTDFFDFVNLHYYYFFQRNAAAIQRAFEKDMGVFIISPADKGGRLYTPPQTLKDLCHPFSPLELNYRFLLTDPRITTLSVGPAHPNELIEPLRVADCDTELTPEEMKVFQGLENHQRATLGTDKCSQCYACLPCPENINIPEVLRLRNLAVAYDMTEFGQYRYRMFENAGHWFAGMKANRCTECGECLPRCPENLEIPTLLHDAHQRLNGREGRRLWG, encoded by the coding sequence ATGCAATACCGACGCTTTGGGAAAACGAATTTGCGCTTGTCTGTATTTTCCTTAGGGACAATGCGCTGTAACGCTTCACCAGAAAATGCATGGCAGACCATTCACAAAGCAATAGCCTTAGGGATTAATCATGTAGAAACTGCCAGAGGATACGGTAAGAGTGAGGAATACCTTGGTGAGGCGCTGATCGTTGGCTTACCAGTTAAGCGTTCTCAAGTGTACATCACCACCAAAATTCCACCCACAGCGGATGCTGACACGATGCGTCGGTATATTGATGAATCTCTAGAACGACTCAAGTTGGATTATCTCGATTGCCTGGGAATTCACGGCTTAAACACATGGGAACATCTTGACTGGGTCAAAGCCAAGAGTGGCTGTATGCAGGCGGTGCAAGAAGCTGTTGCTGATGGTAGAGTGCGACACGTTGGTTTTTCTACCCATGCACCTGTGGAGATCATTTTAGCCGCAATAAATACAGATTTTTTTGATTTTGTCAATCTGCATTATTACTATTTTTTCCAACGCAACGCCGCAGCAATTCAGCGAGCTTTTGAAAAAGATATGGGCGTATTTATTATTTCTCCCGCTGATAAAGGAGGACGCCTGTATACCCCACCCCAAACCTTAAAGGATTTATGTCATCCTTTTTCACCCTTGGAGCTAAATTATCGATTTTTACTAACTGACCCCCGAATTACCACCCTCAGCGTCGGACCAGCACACCCAAATGAATTGATAGAACCTTTGCGAGTTGCGGACTGTGACACAGAGTTGACCCCAGAGGAAATGAAAGTCTTTCAAGGTCTAGAAAATCACCAAAGGGCTACTTTGGGAACAGACAAATGCAGCCAGTGCTATGCATGCTTACCGTGTCCTGAAAATATCAATATTCCAGAAGTGTTGCGGTTACGTAATCTTGCCGTAGCATATGACATGACCGAGTTTGGGCAATACCGTTACAGAATGTTTGAAAATGCTGGTCATTGGTTTGCTGGAATGAAAGCCAACCGTTGTACAGAATGCGGCGAGTGTCTTCCTCGGTGTCCAGAAAATTTGGAGATTCCTACTTTGTTACACGATGCTCACCAGAGATTAAACGGGCGAGAAGGTAGGAGATTGTGGGGGTAA
- a CDS encoding bifunctional nuclease family protein: MIEMVVAGIALDAITRSPIVLLKDASDRRALPIYIGQEQARAIMGALENQKPPRPLTHDLMVNILEAWNMALEKIIIHSLQKDTFYAVLIIKQGEVKKEIDARPSDAIAIALRTNTPIWVMEEVIADASIPVDRDADEAEQQAFREFISNLRPEDLIKRFGSSES, from the coding sequence ATGATTGAAATGGTAGTCGCTGGCATAGCATTAGATGCCATAACCCGTAGCCCGATTGTACTCTTAAAGGATGCTTCAGACCGTCGAGCATTGCCCATTTATATAGGTCAGGAACAGGCTAGAGCGATTATGGGCGCACTGGAGAATCAAAAGCCTCCTAGACCCTTAACTCATGACCTGATGGTGAATATTCTAGAAGCATGGAACATGGCTCTAGAAAAGATTATCATTCATTCGTTGCAAAAGGATACATTTTATGCAGTTTTGATTATTAAGCAAGGCGAAGTCAAAAAAGAAATTGACGCGCGTCCCAGCGATGCGATCGCCATTGCCCTCCGTACAAATACCCCTATCTGGGTCATGGAAGAAGTCATTGCCGATGCTTCTATCCCCGTAGACCGGGATGCTGATGAAGCCGAACAGCAAGCCTTCCGAGAATTTATCTCCAATCTCCGTCCTGAAGATTTAATTAAGCGCTTTGGCAGTAGCGAAAGCTAG
- a CDS encoding riboflavin synthase, with product MFTGIIQALGMIKPLEGDFWQITCVTQSSNVIMQDLAMGDSIAVDGICLTVEKVLKDGFIATASPETLRRTTLGQEQTQQRYVNLEASLRVGSKVGGHFVMGHVDGIGQLMSAQATATSWEMTFTAPKAIAHYIVPKGSIAINGISLTVADYEPELSQFKVSVIPLTYAETNLQSLSSGGWVNLEGDILGKYVEKFLLFGKQDLKQSTDTIPSDISPAFLVEHGYL from the coding sequence GTGTTTACAGGAATAATCCAAGCATTAGGAATGATAAAACCCTTAGAGGGGGATTTTTGGCAAATTACTTGTGTGACTCAGTCATCTAATGTAATTATGCAAGATTTGGCGATGGGCGATAGCATTGCTGTGGATGGCATCTGCCTAACGGTAGAAAAAGTTTTAAAAGACGGATTTATCGCTACGGCTTCACCAGAAACCTTGCGCCGCACCACCTTAGGGCAAGAGCAAACACAACAGAGATACGTTAACTTAGAAGCATCGCTCCGGGTGGGGAGTAAAGTAGGCGGTCATTTCGTCATGGGGCATGTAGATGGTATAGGTCAACTCATGTCAGCACAAGCTACAGCAACTTCCTGGGAAATGACGTTTACAGCCCCAAAAGCGATCGCCCACTACATTGTCCCCAAAGGTAGCATTGCTATAAATGGCATCAGCCTCACAGTAGCCGACTATGAGCCAGAACTCTCACAGTTTAAGGTATCGGTGATTCCCCTCACCTATGCCGAAACGAATCTCCAATCCTTGAGTTCAGGCGGTTGGGTGAATTTAGAGGGGGATATTCTCGGCAAATATGTGGAAAAATTCCTTTTATTTGGCAAGCAAGACCTGAAACAATCTACAGACACAATCCCAAGTGATATATCACCTGCGTTTTTAGTTGAACACGGGTATCTTTGA
- a CDS encoding M23 family metallopeptidase has protein sequence MTQRNNSAENRLHQLWQQCLSTRRFASTLPAQSLCWLGSISLLSNGGLVFAQTESAIDNIVPTVESSQPASSANTVKKYSVEQNKSTPVPESAQSRPEFSQRRARLRQRLSKLKPSSPTVVIRNSRPQAQDSRPQVAIRKSRPQTEVSAPTESVRKLRPRSQAARSASETIREGKPQQEVSQKSYPSAPSVQSTGKDYNNAYIDPSDYQVGATSKYEAPNSVVITQRSSACKTVVGQGIPSSICAKVPFQNQRLAESGTRKAPSWIRKSKLTTLATAPQVRRIASGVHPTPRVASGVVTSTLRRHTSQMASSGVTNGVTKSTYRSNRFIPNNFNPTTTVSSVPIAPGGGALPAPMTAENVAPRPSNITYDIPLAAVLPQINSGGVYGRLASGTGLMYPLSIPSPITSLFGWRVHPITGDRRFHAGTDIGAAMGTPVLAAYSGQVESANWMGGYGLAVILNHSNAQQTLYGHMSELFVQPGQWVEKGTVIGRVGSTGNSTGPHLHFEVRHLTPQGWVATDPGAQLEYGLNQLIQSLQTAQAPQQPGS, from the coding sequence ATGACGCAACGCAATAACTCTGCCGAGAACCGTTTGCATCAGTTGTGGCAGCAATGTCTATCGACAAGACGCTTCGCGTCTACGCTGCCAGCACAGAGCCTCTGTTGGCTTGGTAGCATCAGTCTGTTAAGCAATGGTGGCTTGGTGTTTGCTCAAACCGAATCAGCAATAGATAACATCGTTCCTACTGTTGAAAGCTCACAACCTGCATCATCTGCAAATACAGTCAAAAAATATTCGGTTGAACAGAACAAAAGCACTCCCGTACCCGAATCGGCTCAATCGCGACCAGAATTTTCTCAACGCCGGGCTAGACTCAGACAGAGACTATCTAAGTTAAAACCGTCCAGTCCTACGGTCGTTATCAGAAATTCAAGACCTCAGGCACAAGATTCCCGTCCTCAGGTCGCTATTAGAAAGTCAAGACCTCAGACAGAAGTTTCTGCACCTACCGAAAGTGTGAGAAAGTTGAGACCAAGGTCACAAGCTGCGCGAAGCGCCTCAGAAACCATTAGAGAGGGGAAACCCCAACAAGAGGTTTCTCAAAAGAGCTACCCCTCTGCTCCCTCTGTTCAATCTACTGGCAAAGATTACAACAATGCTTACATCGACCCCTCTGACTATCAGGTAGGCGCTACTAGCAAGTATGAAGCACCGAATTCTGTGGTCATCACACAACGGTCTAGTGCTTGTAAAACAGTTGTGGGGCAAGGAATTCCTAGCAGTATTTGCGCCAAAGTTCCATTTCAAAATCAGCGTTTAGCAGAGTCTGGTACGAGAAAAGCGCCGAGTTGGATTAGAAAAAGTAAACTTACTACATTAGCAACTGCCCCGCAAGTTAGGCGTATTGCCTCAGGTGTGCATCCCACTCCTAGGGTTGCTTCTGGTGTTGTGACGAGCACTCTCAGGCGTCACACTTCTCAAATGGCTTCTAGTGGTGTGACTAATGGTGTAACTAAGAGTACATATCGCTCCAATCGATTTATCCCCAACAATTTCAACCCCACCACAACAGTAAGTTCTGTGCCCATTGCGCCAGGAGGTGGAGCTTTACCAGCGCCGATGACTGCTGAAAATGTTGCTCCTCGCCCCAGCAATATCACTTATGATATCCCATTGGCAGCAGTGTTGCCGCAAATAAACTCCGGTGGTGTCTATGGTAGACTCGCCAGTGGTACGGGATTGATGTATCCCCTTTCTATCCCCTCTCCCATTACCTCTTTGTTTGGTTGGCGAGTTCATCCCATTACAGGCGATCGCCGTTTCCACGCTGGTACAGACATAGGCGCGGCAATGGGAACACCTGTTTTGGCAGCCTACTCTGGTCAAGTAGAGAGTGCTAACTGGATGGGCGGCTATGGCTTGGCGGTTATACTTAACCATAGCAACGCGCAACAAACTCTTTACGGTCATATGTCAGAACTCTTTGTTCAGCCAGGTCAGTGGGTGGAAAAGGGAACCGTTATCGGGCGAGTTGGTAGCACTGGTAACTCCACTGGTCCCCACCTGCACTTTGAGGTACGCCACCTCACACCCCAAGGGTGGGTTGCTACTGACCCAGGCGCTCAATTAGAGTACGGACTCAACCAATTAATTCAATCCTTACAGACAGCTCAGGCTCCTCAGCAACCTGGTAGCTAG
- a CDS encoding biotin--[acetyl-CoA-carboxylase] ligase: MGLDRQKLEAALQAGRKSPYLPFSLHLFDTVSSTNQILWDLLTQGAEPGCVVIATQQTAGRGQWGRQWMSQNGGLYLSMALTPELCATNSYQLTLATAWGIAKQLQSCGVPVEIKWPNDLVLIRRKLCGILTETKVQQGKITQAVIGVGMNWANPVPETGINLEMWQALQHTKPIPCLEMLISRVLIGIESGIQCLFQEGVNILISRYLELLTNMGDRVYVNNTAGTIVGVTQTGELRVSMETSEVKSVKTPEIYLQPGTISLGYCNSSD; this comes from the coding sequence GTGGGATTGGATCGGCAAAAGTTGGAAGCTGCCCTTCAAGCAGGGCGCAAAAGTCCTTATTTACCATTTTCACTACATCTTTTTGACACCGTTTCTTCAACGAACCAAATACTCTGGGATTTACTAACCCAAGGGGCTGAACCTGGATGTGTGGTCATTGCTACTCAGCAGACCGCAGGACGAGGACAATGGGGTCGTCAGTGGATGTCCCAAAATGGTGGATTATATCTTTCAATGGCGCTCACTCCTGAGCTATGCGCTACAAACAGCTACCAACTCACACTGGCTACTGCTTGGGGAATTGCCAAACAACTGCAAAGCTGTGGTGTTCCTGTTGAAATTAAATGGCCCAATGATTTAGTTTTAATCAGACGCAAGCTATGTGGGATCTTGACAGAAACCAAAGTTCAGCAGGGAAAAATTACCCAAGCAGTGATTGGTGTGGGTATGAATTGGGCAAACCCAGTCCCGGAAACCGGAATAAATCTGGAAATGTGGCAAGCTTTGCAGCACACCAAACCAATTCCATGCCTGGAAATGCTCATCTCTAGAGTTTTAATCGGAATAGAATCTGGTATACAGTGCCTGTTCCAAGAAGGAGTAAATATATTAATATCCCGCTATTTAGAGTTGCTGACGAACATGGGCGATAGAGTGTACGTCAACAACACCGCAGGCACTATTGTAGGCGTGACACAGACTGGGGAGCTTCGAGTTAGCATGGAAACCTCAGAAGTTAAATCAGTAAAAACACCAGAAATTTACTTGCAGCCCGGGACAATCAGCTTGGGTTACTGTAATTCATCTGATTAA